Proteins encoded in a region of the Oenanthe melanoleuca isolate GR-GAL-2019-014 chromosome 27, OMel1.0, whole genome shotgun sequence genome:
- the LOC130264214 gene encoding LWamide neuropeptides-like isoform X1: protein MALGALGMSQTGTGSCPEWILGRWENPRVALGALGEPQSGTGSTGRTPEWDFGALGALGTSQDGILGHWEHWEHPRMGFWGTGNTPGLNWEHWENPRMALGALGTSQSGTGSTGRTSGWHWEHWENPKMGFWGTGSTGRIPGWHWEHWECPRLALGAAQSGFWGAGRTPEWHWEHWENPRMGFWGAGRTPGWDFGALGALGTSQDGTGSTGRTPEWDLGALETPQSGILGHWEHWENPRMALGALGMSQSGFWGTGRTPEWHWEHWENLRMALGALGEPQNGILGHWEHWENPRMGFWGTGNTPGWHWEHWERPRVGLGALGTAQGKFLGTGRTPGWDFGIFGKGIPQSKGIFGVGIPQSQGIFGFPSPSPMRYFHGFCSSVSPGIFKDLGFFFFFFLSSKSQLEEEVL from the exons atggcactgggagcactgggaatgtcccagactggcactgggagctgcccagAGTGGATTTTGGGGCGCTGGGAGAACCCCAgagtggcactgggagcactgggagaacCCCAgagtggcactgggagcactgggagaacCCCagaatgggattttggggcactgggagcactgggaacatcccaggatgggattttggggcactgggagcactgggaacatcccaggatgggattttggggcactGGGAACACCCCAGGTttgaactgggagcactgggagaaccccaggatggcactgggagcactgggaacgTCCCAGagtgggactgggagcactgggagaacctcaggatggcactgggagcactgggagaaccccaagatgggattttggggcactgggagcactgggagaatcccaggatggcactgggagcactgggaatgccCCAgactggcactgggagctgcccagAGTGGATTTTGGGGCGCTGGGAGAACCCCAgagtggcactgggagcactgggagaacCCCagaatgggattttggggcgCTGGGAGAACcccaggatgggattttggggcactgggagcactgggaacatcccaggatggcactgggagcactgggagaacCCCAGAATGGGATCTGGGGGCACTGGAAACACCCCAG agtgggattttggggcactgggagcactgggagaatcccaggatggcactgggagcactgggaatgtcccagagtggattttggggcactgggagaaCCCCAgagtggcactgggagcactgggagaacctcaggatggcactgggagcactgggagaacCCCagaatgggattttggggcactgggagcactgggagaaccccaggatgggattttggggcactGGGAACACCCCAG gatggcactgggagcactgggaacgTCCCAGagtgggactgggagcactgggaacagccCAGGGTAAATTTTTAGGGACTGGGAGAACcccaggatgggattttgggatttttgggaaggggATCCCCCAATCcaagggaatttttggggtggggatCCCCCAATCccagggaattttt GGTTTTCCCTCACCCAGCCCCATGAGgtatttccatggattttgcAGCTCAGTTTCACCTGGAATATTtaaggatttgggtttttttttttttttttttctttcctccaaatcccagctggaggaaGAGGTTTTGTAG
- the LOC130264214 gene encoding uncharacterized protein LOC130264214 isoform X2 — MGFWGTGSTGNIPGWDFGALGALGTSQDGILGHWEHPRFELGALGEPQDGTGSTGNVPEWDWEHWENLRMALGALGEPQDGILGHWEHWENPRMALGALGMPQTGTGSCPEWILGRWENPRVALGALGEPQNGILGRWENPRMGFWGTGSTGNIPGWHWEHWENPRMGSGGTGNTPGLNWEHWENPRMALEALGAPQSGILGHWEHWENPRMALGALGMSQSGFWGTGRTPEWHWEHWENLRMALGALGEPQNGILGHWEHWENPRMGFWGTGNTPGWHWEHWERPRVGLGALGTAQGKFLGTGRTPGWDFGIFGKGIPQSKGIFGVGIPQSQGIFGFPSPSPMRYFHGFCSSVSPGIFKDLGFFFFFFLSSKSQLEEEVL, encoded by the exons atgggattttggggcactgggagcactgggaacatcccaggatgggattttggggcactgggagcactgggaacatcccaggatgggattttggggcactGGGAACACCCCAGGTttgaactgggagcactgggagaaccccaggatggcactgggagcactgggaacgTCCCAGagtgggactgggagcactgggagaacctcaggatggcactgggagcactgggagaaccccaagatgggattttggggcactgggagcactgggagaatcccaggatggcactgggagcactgggaatgccCCAgactggcactgggagctgcccagAGTGGATTTTGGGGCGCTGGGAGAACCCCAgagtggcactgggagcactgggagaacCCCagaatgggattttggggcgCTGGGAGAACcccaggatgggattttggggcactgggagcactgggaacatcccaggatggcactgggagcactgggagaacCCCAGAATGGGATCTGGGGGCACTGGAAACACCCCAGGTttgaactgggagcactgggagaacCCCAGGATGGCACTGGAAGCACTGGGAGCACCCCagagtgggattttggggcactgggagcactgggagaatcccaggatggcactgggagcactgggaatgtcccagagtggattttggggcactgggagaaCCCCAgagtggcactgggagcactgggagaacctcaggatggcactgggagcactgggagaacCCCagaatgggattttggggcactgggagcactgggagaaccccaggatgggattttggggcactGGGAACACCCCAG gatggcactgggagcactgggaacgTCCCAGagtgggactgggagcactgggaacagccCAGGGTAAATTTTTAGGGACTGGGAGAACcccaggatgggattttgggatttttgggaaggggATCCCCCAATCcaagggaatttttggggtggggatCCCCCAATCccagggaattttt GGTTTTCCCTCACCCAGCCCCATGAGgtatttccatggattttgcAGCTCAGTTTCACCTGGAATATTtaaggatttgggtttttttttttttttttttctttcctccaaatcccagctggaggaaGAGGTTTTGTAG